In one Actinomyces trachealis genomic region, the following are encoded:
- a CDS encoding YveK family protein, with product MEPELIIEALRRRFILIVAHVIVGIAAGIALAVFGTPVFSSSATAIVVAESDGSSNNVSGSQLIVASIMPTIVQIGSSHNLQAQVAQDTGLPLSQVEGRITVANPTTTFMIEVTAEGDTAAQAQQLADAEVKAMRKQITSMAVTLSGKSAQLTLADVDTASLPTAPIGPSKVRYGIVGAVLGSTLGVLIALALDSRLGGRRSSAR from the coding sequence TTGGAACCAGAACTCATCATCGAGGCGCTGCGGCGGCGCTTCATCCTCATCGTCGCGCACGTTATCGTGGGCATCGCTGCGGGCATTGCCCTGGCGGTCTTTGGTACGCCTGTGTTCTCCTCCTCAGCTACGGCAATCGTGGTGGCCGAATCTGATGGATCAAGTAACAACGTCTCGGGCTCCCAGCTGATCGTGGCCTCGATCATGCCCACTATCGTCCAGATCGGCTCCTCCCACAACTTGCAGGCACAGGTAGCCCAGGACACTGGCCTGCCGCTGAGCCAGGTTGAGGGGCGCATCACCGTGGCCAACCCCACCACCACCTTCATGATAGAGGTCACCGCTGAGGGAGACACCGCCGCGCAGGCACAGCAGCTTGCTGATGCCGAGGTCAAGGCCATGCGCAAGCAGATCACGAGCATGGCAGTGACTCTCTCTGGGAAATCGGCCCAGCTCACCCTGGCTGACGTTGACACCGCGAGCCTGCCCACCGCCCCTATCGGCCCGTCCAAGGTGCGTTACGGCATTGTTGGCGCCGTGCTCGGCTCCACCCTGGGTGTGTTGATCGCCCTCGCCCTGGACTCCCGTCTGGGCGGACGTCGTAGTTCTGCGCGATGA